One region of Bacillus pumilus genomic DNA includes:
- a CDS encoding DUF1989 domain-containing protein — protein MNGEYVILPKGRLGFRLGKGQCMRVVDVEGQQVADVMAYHEKDFYEKFDQGATMDSLFSSKVKKGDKLYSNLYKPMFTVIEDTVECHDLYMPACRQEMYQLLYGRTHLEVMHTCYDNLRTAFEPFGIPKEDMYYPFNAFMNTVIDEKGKLSVELPKSLPGDYIRLRAEMDLIVAVSACPADIGKCNGASCTSIRVEID, from the coding sequence ATGAACGGAGAATATGTCATTTTACCAAAGGGCAGACTGGGCTTTCGTTTAGGAAAAGGCCAATGTATGCGGGTGGTTGATGTTGAAGGCCAGCAAGTAGCAGATGTCATGGCCTATCACGAAAAGGATTTTTATGAAAAATTTGACCAAGGCGCGACAATGGACAGCCTATTTTCGTCCAAAGTGAAAAAAGGCGATAAGCTCTATTCTAATTTATACAAACCGATGTTTACGGTCATTGAAGATACAGTCGAGTGCCATGATTTATATATGCCCGCCTGCCGGCAAGAAATGTACCAGCTTTTATACGGACGGACGCATTTAGAGGTCATGCATACATGCTACGATAATTTAAGGACTGCCTTTGAACCATTTGGGATTCCGAAGGAGGATATGTACTATCCTTTTAATGCCTTTATGAATACAGTCATTGATGAAAAAGGAAAGCTGTCTGTGGAGCTGCCAAAATCTCTTCCCGGTGATTACATTCGTCTGCGAGCTGAAATGGATCTCATTGTGGCCGTATCCGCATGCCCTGCTGATATTGGGAAGTGTAATGGCGCAAGCTGTACATCTATACGGGTAGAAATTGATTGA
- the aroD gene encoding type I 3-dehydroquinate dehydratase — protein sequence MDVNAFQQKVKSVQTGGQPMICTPLIGQTKEELFHEVEVLTEKKPDVIEWRADFFHHLHDKEQVIETLKGMVEKAKGIPFLFTIRSEKEGGESISLSENEKVSLLVELCSTQLVDAVDYELMHDVTHLQQVSQAAKSNGVTLIVSYHDFQRTPELDRLVQLFVNAESVGADIAKIAVMPHSYEDALTLLFATSHANKQLSIPVISMAMGEYGAFTRMVGGLFGSVMTFAVGKESSAPGQVAIQDLNSVLSIVFKRISE from the coding sequence TTGGATGTGAATGCATTTCAGCAAAAGGTAAAAAGTGTGCAGACAGGCGGTCAGCCAATGATTTGTACGCCGCTCATCGGGCAAACAAAGGAAGAATTGTTTCATGAGGTCGAGGTATTAACTGAGAAGAAGCCTGATGTGATAGAGTGGCGGGCGGATTTTTTTCATCACCTTCATGACAAGGAACAAGTCATAGAAACCCTTAAGGGAATGGTAGAAAAGGCAAAGGGCATACCATTTTTATTCACCATCCGCTCTGAAAAGGAGGGCGGCGAAAGTATATCACTCTCAGAAAATGAGAAGGTTTCTCTGCTTGTCGAGCTTTGTTCCACACAGCTTGTGGACGCCGTTGATTATGAATTGATGCATGATGTGACACATTTACAGCAAGTCAGTCAGGCGGCTAAAAGTAATGGGGTCACCTTAATTGTGTCGTATCACGATTTCCAGCGTACCCCTGAGTTGGATCGTCTCGTGCAGCTCTTCGTCAATGCAGAATCAGTCGGCGCCGACATCGCAAAGATTGCAGTGATGCCGCATTCCTATGAGGATGCATTAACACTGCTCTTTGCGACCAGCCATGCGAACAAGCAGCTGTCGATTCCCGTTATTTCGATGGCAATGGGAGAATATGGGGCTTTTACAAGAATGGTTGGTGGACTTTTTGGATCTGTCATGACCTTTGCTGTAGGGAAAGAAAGCTCAGCTCCCGGGCAAGTGGCAATACAGGATTTGAACAGCGTTCTATCTATTGTTTTTAAAAGAATAAGTGAGTAG
- a CDS encoding Rap family tetratricopeptide repeat protein yields the protein MAAVSSAKIGQKINEWYQNIKRLNVTDAEMLRSEIRRDLDIMEEDEQAVLYFQLMEFRHEQMLEYMNLGARKLNKAEYLRSVEGQGRKLTGILEYYFNFFKGMYEFSQGDYITAITFYRQAEKRLDRVADEVERAEFYFKMAEIFYHMKQTQMSMYYIMLALDTYKAHPTYLVREIQSRFVVSGNYIDLNSSEKSLPHLDKALEKSHAIKDELMIGISLMNLGHCYSSLEKYQLALDHLEEAEIYLKRHSHIRAILYQQALIHFKLGNDELAKEYLQRGIDYLKSNPDQLFESLYDFLVNLYIKPLNLDDLKDILKRFDNIRGYPYVEELALESAEFYTKCERMEESVYLYQQMVYAQKQIRRGDCLYEH from the coding sequence ATGGCAGCTGTATCTTCAGCGAAAATCGGTCAGAAGATTAATGAATGGTATCAGAATATCAAGAGGCTGAATGTAACAGATGCGGAAATGCTTCGGAGTGAGATCAGAAGGGATTTAGACATCATGGAGGAAGATGAGCAAGCTGTTCTTTATTTTCAGCTTATGGAATTCCGCCACGAACAAATGCTTGAATACATGAATCTAGGAGCTCGGAAATTAAACAAAGCGGAGTACCTGCGATCAGTTGAAGGGCAAGGGCGGAAGCTTACTGGAATCCTGGAATACTATTTTAATTTTTTCAAAGGGATGTATGAGTTTTCGCAAGGTGATTACATTACTGCGATTACTTTTTATCGACAGGCAGAAAAACGGTTGGATCGAGTGGCGGATGAAGTTGAAAGAGCAGAGTTTTACTTCAAGATGGCAGAGATTTTCTATCACATGAAGCAAACTCAAATGTCTATGTATTACATCATGCTAGCCCTTGATACATATAAGGCGCACCCGACTTATCTTGTCCGAGAAATTCAGTCTCGTTTTGTTGTTTCAGGAAATTATATTGATCTTAACAGTTCTGAAAAGTCTCTCCCGCATTTAGACAAAGCATTAGAAAAATCACATGCGATTAAGGATGAATTAATGATTGGTATAAGTTTGATGAACTTGGGTCACTGTTATTCTAGTTTGGAAAAATATCAGTTGGCATTAGATCATTTGGAGGAAGCTGAAATTTATTTGAAACGTCATTCTCACATACGAGCAATCCTTTATCAGCAGGCTCTGATCCATTTTAAATTGGGTAACGATGAATTGGCCAAGGAATATTTGCAGCGTGGCATAGATTATCTAAAATCAAACCCTGATCAATTATTCGAATCTTTGTACGATTTTCTTGTAAACCTATATATAAAGCCACTTAATCTTGATGATCTCAAGGATATTTTGAAACGATTTGATAACATTAGGGGTTATCCATATGTAGAAGAACTGGCATTAGAGTCCGCAGAATTTTATACTAAATGTGAGCGTATGGAGGAATCTGTATATTTGTATCAGCAAATGGTGTACGCTCAAAAACAAATTCGAAGGGGCGACTGTTTGTATGAACATTAG
- a CDS encoding aldehyde dehydrogenase family protein: MSSLKALSYINGEWMDTDRVKTDIINPYSGERIGTSYLASSQDIEQALSIAQHAKKQIAGISAIERSKLLTKAATLLEEQKDHFAKLISLELGKPLKNTRDEVSRSIETLAQSAEEANRLVGETIPGNVSSRGQGAMAMTFKIPVGVVLAITPFNAPLNLICHKVGPAFAGGNVIILKPAPQTSAVATAFVKLLLEAGFPEASLQLVIGGVEAGKQLVTDERTNLISFTGGAAGGEHITTSAGLKKVLLELGGNGATIVHHDADIEQAASLCAKTGFSNSGQSCISVQRIYVHQEIMPSFTEVLKQKVEQLVVGDPLSSESDIGCMVDAQAAQRVETWIQEAESMGAQLLCGGKRNGASITPAILLNPPKQAKVVCEEVFGPVVSILPYAELEKAIKEANDSRYGLQAGIFTNQLDVALHAAKELETGGVVINGTSNFRLDHWPYGGIKRSGLGREGPRFAIEEMTETKMIVLPQGL, encoded by the coding sequence TTGAGCAGTTTGAAAGCGTTATCATATATAAACGGCGAGTGGATGGATACCGATCGTGTGAAAACAGATATCATCAATCCTTACTCAGGAGAAAGGATCGGTACATCATATCTCGCCTCATCACAAGACATAGAACAGGCACTTTCTATTGCGCAGCATGCTAAAAAACAAATAGCGGGAATATCGGCAATCGAACGCTCAAAGCTTCTAACGAAAGCAGCCACCTTGCTTGAAGAACAAAAAGACCATTTCGCAAAACTGATTTCGTTAGAATTAGGCAAACCGCTTAAAAATACAAGAGATGAAGTCTCACGATCAATCGAGACGCTAGCGCAGTCGGCGGAAGAAGCGAATCGATTAGTAGGTGAGACCATTCCAGGCAATGTATCATCGCGTGGGCAGGGAGCAATGGCCATGACATTTAAAATACCAGTCGGAGTTGTGCTGGCGATTACTCCTTTTAATGCACCGCTCAACTTAATTTGTCACAAAGTTGGTCCAGCTTTTGCGGGAGGGAATGTCATTATTTTGAAGCCTGCACCGCAAACATCAGCTGTTGCTACAGCGTTTGTCAAACTCCTTCTCGAAGCAGGGTTCCCTGAGGCAAGTTTGCAGCTTGTGATTGGCGGGGTCGAGGCTGGGAAACAGTTAGTCACTGATGAAAGAACGAATCTCATCTCTTTTACCGGTGGGGCTGCCGGAGGAGAGCATATTACAACCTCTGCGGGATTAAAAAAAGTATTGCTCGAACTCGGAGGGAATGGCGCGACGATTGTTCATCACGATGCTGATATTGAACAAGCCGCATCCCTTTGTGCCAAGACAGGCTTTAGTAATTCTGGTCAAAGCTGTATTTCTGTTCAAAGAATTTATGTCCACCAGGAAATAATGCCGTCGTTTACTGAGGTATTAAAACAAAAAGTAGAGCAGCTTGTCGTTGGAGATCCGCTGTCCAGTGAGAGTGATATCGGCTGTATGGTCGATGCACAGGCCGCGCAGCGTGTTGAGACATGGATACAAGAGGCAGAGAGTATGGGGGCACAGCTTTTATGTGGGGGAAAAAGAAATGGGGCGAGCATCACACCGGCTATTTTGCTGAACCCTCCGAAACAGGCCAAGGTCGTCTGTGAGGAAGTATTCGGCCCAGTTGTCAGCATTCTCCCTTATGCGGAGCTGGAGAAGGCAATTAAAGAAGCAAATGATAGTCGATATGGTTTGCAGGCAGGGATCTTTACGAATCAGCTGGATGTTGCGTTACACGCAGCAAAAGAGCTTGAAACTGGCGGTGTTGTCATCAATGGGACATCAAATTTTAGACTGGATCATTGGCCTTATGGAGGAATTAAGCGAAGTGGTCTTGGAAGAGAAGGTCCGCGTTTCGCTATTGAGGAGATGACCGAAACCAAAATGATCGTGCTTCCACAGGGTCTGTGA
- a CDS encoding citryl-CoA lyase yields MIDTMKNRSALEIYKEGGAWWETEISHIQKNSIELRGYPIEELIGELSYPQMLYLLLVGELLDDSKAALFESVLVAGADHGPRAPSIAAARMAVTCGISFNSSVATGVNLLGDIHGGAGEKAMRMLYEAKAIYDDQKDIQFAAKQVCHTWLTRKEKIPGIGHQLHDDDPRVRRLYELSHTYVQQGLISGIYLRLAEAIRHELEHLKGKKITMNIDGVSAAIQCELNIPAEAAKGIFSLSRGMGIVAHAYEELTKGALVKGPCPNEERLVRYAGHGTRHLKEGEKI; encoded by the coding sequence ATGATTGACACAATGAAAAATCGAAGTGCACTGGAAATCTACAAAGAGGGAGGCGCTTGGTGGGAAACTGAGATTAGTCATATTCAAAAAAATTCAATTGAACTTCGAGGTTATCCGATTGAAGAACTAATTGGCGAACTGTCGTATCCACAAATGCTTTATTTACTGCTTGTTGGTGAATTATTGGATGATTCAAAAGCAGCTCTTTTTGAAAGTGTTCTTGTCGCAGGTGCGGACCATGGACCAAGAGCGCCATCTATTGCAGCAGCCAGAATGGCGGTGACTTGCGGCATTTCGTTTAATTCCTCTGTTGCAACAGGGGTGAATTTATTAGGTGATATTCATGGCGGAGCCGGAGAGAAGGCCATGCGTATGTTATACGAAGCCAAAGCGATCTACGATGATCAAAAGGATATACAGTTTGCGGCCAAGCAAGTATGTCACACATGGTTAACTCGCAAGGAAAAAATCCCGGGGATCGGCCATCAGCTTCATGATGATGATCCGAGGGTTAGACGTCTATATGAGCTAAGTCACACATATGTCCAGCAAGGTCTTATCAGTGGGATATATTTACGGTTAGCCGAAGCGATTAGACATGAGCTTGAACACCTGAAAGGGAAGAAAATCACGATGAATATAGACGGTGTATCTGCTGCAATCCAATGTGAATTAAACATTCCAGCAGAAGCAGCAAAAGGCATTTTTTCCTTATCCAGAGGAATGGGCATCGTGGCGCATGCATATGAGGAGCTGACAAAGGGAGCCCTCGTGAAGGGACCTTGTCCAAACGAAGAAAGATTGGTTCGTTATGCAGGACATGGAACGCGGCACTTGAAGGAGGGAGAGAAAATTTGA
- a CDS encoding cupin domain-containing protein, with protein MKIKVLNPFQDGNPLWLGLDHPEEQMIRKVFQTITPDTVGSEHMMAGLTIFEPGEASSVHNHPGSEEFDYVIKGSGEVICDGERQSFKQNDFMFIPDGVSHQHVNTGDEPLWLIWLYTPQGQLPKD; from the coding sequence ATGAAAATTAAAGTATTGAATCCGTTTCAAGATGGGAACCCATTATGGTTAGGTTTAGATCATCCAGAGGAGCAAATGATTCGAAAGGTATTTCAAACCATTACACCAGATACTGTTGGGTCCGAGCATATGATGGCAGGTCTCACCATTTTTGAACCGGGAGAAGCAAGTTCAGTGCACAATCACCCAGGTTCAGAGGAATTTGATTATGTGATTAAAGGATCTGGCGAAGTCATTTGTGATGGAGAAAGGCAGTCCTTTAAACAAAATGATTTCATGTTCATTCCAGACGGTGTCTCGCACCAGCATGTAAATACAGGAGATGAACCTTTATGGCTGATTTGGCTTTACACACCGCAAGGGCAGCTTCCGAAGGATTAA
- a CDS encoding CaiB/BaiF CoA transferase family protein: MNMNTPLEGMKILDVSTMIAAPYGAVLLGDFGAEVIKVEIPGKGDTLRHVGPFAEGEPLRWSGLSRNKKSLTLDLHKDEAKDIFKKLAGQVDVLIENFRPGTLEKWGVGYDVLKEINPQLIMIRVSGYGQTGPFKDKAGFGTPATAFSGFTYIQGFPDRHPVSPSFSLTDYIAGIYVAFATVTAMYYRDTHSEGTGQMVDLALYESVFRMLEFLVAEYDKLGKVRERSPGLSGHSSPAGTYVTKDGHYLVLVTSTDSTFNRLAEAMNRLDLLENEKFAVNASRLKHNKEMDAIVSQWIASKTRDDVLEILDTHGVPVSPILSIQDIFEHPQFKARENIVEVHHPRLGKVKVPGIIPKFEKTPGSIRHIAPDLGEHNYEILTNMLGLTEEECKQLEEKGVI, translated from the coding sequence ATGAATATGAATACACCGCTCGAAGGAATGAAAATATTAGACGTCTCTACGATGATCGCTGCCCCCTATGGCGCGGTGCTTCTAGGGGATTTTGGTGCAGAGGTCATCAAAGTCGAGATTCCTGGTAAAGGCGATACGCTGCGGCATGTTGGCCCTTTTGCAGAAGGTGAACCACTTAGATGGTCAGGTCTCTCACGGAATAAGAAATCTCTAACACTGGATCTCCACAAAGACGAAGCAAAAGACATTTTTAAAAAGCTTGCAGGTCAGGTCGATGTGTTGATTGAAAATTTTCGCCCTGGAACTCTCGAAAAATGGGGCGTGGGGTACGACGTATTAAAAGAAATCAACCCTCAATTAATTATGATTCGTGTATCGGGTTATGGACAAACGGGTCCGTTTAAGGACAAGGCCGGATTTGGAACACCTGCGACGGCGTTTAGCGGATTTACATATATTCAAGGGTTTCCAGACCGGCATCCAGTCAGTCCTTCCTTTTCTTTAACAGATTATATTGCAGGCATATATGTGGCGTTTGCTACTGTGACAGCGATGTATTACAGAGATACACATTCAGAAGGAACTGGGCAAATGGTGGATTTGGCCCTCTATGAATCTGTGTTTCGTATGTTAGAATTTTTGGTTGCAGAATATGACAAGCTTGGGAAGGTGCGTGAGCGTTCACCGGGGTTAAGCGGTCATTCAAGCCCTGCCGGCACCTATGTGACAAAGGATGGGCATTATTTGGTTCTTGTGACGAGTACGGATTCGACCTTCAATCGATTGGCAGAGGCGATGAATCGCTTAGATTTATTAGAGAATGAAAAATTCGCGGTCAATGCATCTAGGCTGAAGCATAACAAAGAGATGGATGCGATCGTCTCTCAATGGATCGCGTCGAAAACAAGGGATGACGTATTAGAAATTCTAGATACTCATGGCGTTCCTGTGAGCCCAATTTTAAGTATTCAGGATATTTTTGAGCATCCGCAATTTAAAGCACGAGAGAATATCGTCGAGGTACATCACCCCCGTCTTGGAAAAGTAAAGGTGCCCGGGATCATTCCGAAATTTGAAAAAACACCCGGAAGTATCCGGCACATTGCACCTGATTTAGGCGAACATAATTATGAGATTTTAACAAATATGCTTGGTTTAACAGAAGAAGAGTGTAAACAATTGGAAGAAAAAGGGGTTATTTAA
- a CDS encoding MFS transporter, producing MKVHSELKGNELRPAYMKPTKARFGILILLFFITAINYIDRASVSIVAPAIQSSLQLNPALLGLIFSAFSWTYTAMQIPGGFILDKFGSKVTYGISLITWSIFTGLQAFANSFAFLFGCRLFIGITESPAFPANNRIVTTWFPRRERAFATGVYTAGEYVGLAFATPLLFWIMTTFDWRTVFITAGALGIIFAFFWYKYYHEPKEHPKMNEEELELIRQGDGLTVASQGKLKWADFAALLKYRKLIGLYIGQFSVASTLFFFLTWFPTYLAEAKNMAFLKVGFAASLPYIAAFFGVLFGGYVSDWLLKKGVSVNVARKLPVVVGLLLTSTIVLANFTTNIPLVLTILSIASFAQGLSNISWTLLSEVAPREMVGLAGGVFNFFANLAGIITPLIIGFIVSATGSYNGGILFVSLVALGGALSYIFIVGKIERIQLKPE from the coding sequence ATGAAAGTGCATTCAGAACTGAAGGGGAATGAATTGCGGCCCGCTTATATGAAGCCAACGAAAGCCCGTTTTGGCATATTGATTCTGTTGTTTTTTATTACCGCCATTAATTATATTGATCGAGCCAGTGTATCCATTGTTGCACCTGCTATTCAATCTTCATTGCAATTAAATCCTGCCTTATTAGGCCTCATTTTTTCAGCATTTAGCTGGACATATACAGCGATGCAAATACCAGGCGGTTTTATTCTCGATAAATTTGGCTCAAAGGTAACGTATGGGATATCACTCATTACCTGGTCTATTTTCACAGGCCTGCAGGCGTTTGCGAACAGCTTTGCTTTTTTATTCGGCTGTCGTTTGTTTATTGGAATTACAGAATCTCCCGCATTTCCTGCGAATAACCGCATTGTCACCACATGGTTTCCAAGACGGGAACGGGCTTTTGCGACAGGTGTTTATACTGCTGGAGAGTATGTGGGTCTTGCATTTGCGACACCTCTTCTTTTTTGGATCATGACGACTTTCGATTGGAGAACCGTCTTTATTACGGCAGGTGCGCTCGGTATCATATTTGCTTTCTTTTGGTACAAGTATTATCACGAACCGAAAGAGCATCCGAAGATGAATGAAGAGGAGTTAGAATTGATTCGGCAAGGCGATGGACTGACAGTAGCATCACAGGGGAAGCTGAAATGGGCAGACTTTGCCGCCCTTCTAAAATACCGTAAATTGATTGGGCTCTATATTGGCCAATTCTCTGTAGCATCTACACTTTTTTTCTTTTTAACATGGTTTCCGACCTATTTAGCAGAGGCGAAAAATATGGCATTTCTTAAGGTGGGTTTTGCGGCTTCTCTTCCTTATATTGCTGCATTCTTTGGGGTATTGTTTGGAGGTTATGTGTCTGATTGGCTGCTTAAAAAGGGCGTATCCGTTAATGTAGCGAGGAAGCTGCCGGTAGTAGTTGGCTTGCTTCTGACGAGTACGATTGTTTTAGCGAACTTTACAACGAATATTCCGCTTGTGCTGACCATTTTATCCATCGCTTCATTTGCACAAGGACTGTCTAATATCTCTTGGACGTTGCTGTCTGAAGTGGCACCAAGGGAAATGGTTGGGCTGGCTGGCGGTGTATTTAACTTTTTTGCTAATTTAGCTGGGATCATCACTCCGCTTATTATCGGATTCATCGTGTCGGCGACAGGTTCTTACAACGGAGGGATTTTATTCGTCAGTTTAGTCGCATTAGGCGGGGCATTGTCGTACATTTTTATCGTAGGGAAAATTGAACGTATTCAATTAAAACCAGAGTGA
- the nadE gene encoding ammonia-dependent NAD(+) synthetase translates to MSLQKKISQELHVQPSIDPKQEIEKRVGFLKDYLKKTGAKGFVLGISGGQDSTLAGRLAQLAASELRQEGKEEVVFIAVRLPHGVQQDEDDAQLALSFIQPDKSWKYDIAPAVTAFSEQYQKDTGGPLSDFNKGNVKARMRMIAQYAVGGEEGLLVIGTDHAAEAVTGFFTKYGDGGADVLPLTGLTKRQGRTLLEALQAPERLYLKKPTADLLDDKPQQTDETELGITYNEIDDYLEGKSVSEQAAEAIEKRYVQSEHKRQVPASMFDDWWK, encoded by the coding sequence ATGAGTTTGCAAAAAAAGATCAGCCAAGAGTTGCATGTGCAGCCCTCAATTGACCCGAAGCAGGAGATTGAAAAACGGGTTGGATTTTTAAAGGACTACTTGAAAAAAACCGGCGCGAAAGGATTCGTTCTCGGCATTAGCGGCGGACAGGATTCAACGCTCGCTGGCCGTCTTGCACAGCTCGCTGCATCTGAACTGCGTCAAGAAGGAAAGGAAGAGGTAGTCTTTATTGCGGTGCGTCTCCCGCATGGCGTGCAGCAGGATGAAGATGATGCCCAGCTCGCTTTATCATTTATTCAGCCGGACAAGTCGTGGAAATATGATATTGCGCCTGCCGTGACGGCATTCAGTGAACAATATCAAAAAGACACAGGCGGACCGTTGTCTGATTTTAATAAAGGGAATGTCAAAGCACGCATGCGAATGATCGCGCAATATGCTGTTGGAGGAGAAGAAGGATTACTTGTCATTGGTACAGATCATGCAGCCGAAGCAGTCACTGGGTTTTTCACGAAATATGGTGACGGCGGTGCAGACGTTCTCCCGCTCACAGGTCTGACGAAACGCCAAGGCCGGACACTGCTAGAAGCGCTGCAAGCACCAGAGCGCCTATACTTAAAGAAACCGACAGCTGATTTGCTTGATGACAAACCTCAGCAAACGGATGAAACAGAACTAGGCATTACGTACAATGAAATTGATGATTACTTAGAAGGTAAGTCCGTGTCAGAACAAGCAGCAGAAGCAATTGAAAAGCGCTATGTTCAATCAGAGCATAAACGCCAAGTACCCGCTTCCATGTTTGATGACTGGTGGAAATAA
- a CDS encoding thiamine pyrophosphate-binding protein codes for MKKNISTQVIQYLENRGVEHIFGLCGHTNIAFLSALEKSSIQFVNVRHEQIAAHAADGYARAKKQTAVVLSHLGPGLTNAATGVANAALDSIPMVVIAGDVPSHYYGKHPHQEINLHSDASQYEIYRPFVKRAWRVDIPELFPEILSKAFQLAESGRPGPVLISVPMDVFSKDLDVSLFEQINHHTQTIEKPSIDDQTANRILDRLLQAERPLLYVGGGILLADAAEELKAFSDHLSIPVAHSLMGKGAMPDDHPMTLGMTGFWGTKFINDQCKAADYILALGTRFAEADASSWESEYTFRFPSTKLIHIDIDPNEIGRNYPVDIGAVADLKQALTVLNRVARERLPEGLNRPELKKEIAAYRKEFQASNLTNIQDESFPMKPQRILQEVREVLPPDAFITTDVGWNKNGVGQQFPVLTPGTILTPGGFATMGFGAPAALGAKIAQPDRVVVSLVGDGGFGQNPSVLATAVEENIPVVWIVMNNSAFGTIAGLQMAHYETTYGTVFRKGGESYSPDFAAIARGYGMKGIKITSASEFKEALAEAIASQEPCVIDVAMKNDPVPTDGHWNINDIYSPNSKRSHVSVN; via the coding sequence ATGAAGAAGAATATTTCTACACAGGTTATTCAGTATTTAGAGAATCGGGGAGTCGAGCATATTTTTGGTCTCTGCGGTCATACGAATATTGCTTTTTTATCAGCGCTTGAAAAAAGCTCGATTCAATTTGTAAATGTCAGACATGAACAGATAGCGGCACATGCAGCAGATGGTTATGCGCGAGCAAAGAAACAGACAGCTGTTGTTCTCAGTCATCTAGGTCCTGGACTCACCAATGCGGCAACAGGGGTAGCGAATGCAGCACTTGATTCCATTCCAATGGTTGTCATTGCAGGAGATGTCCCGAGTCATTACTACGGAAAGCACCCACATCAAGAGATCAATCTTCATTCCGATGCCTCTCAATACGAAATTTACCGGCCGTTTGTGAAAAGAGCATGGCGAGTCGATATTCCAGAATTATTTCCAGAGATTTTATCAAAAGCATTTCAGTTAGCTGAAAGCGGCCGTCCTGGCCCAGTGCTGATATCTGTTCCAATGGATGTGTTCTCAAAAGACCTAGATGTGTCCTTGTTTGAACAAATCAACCATCATACACAGACCATTGAAAAGCCTTCAATTGATGATCAAACGGCCAATCGGATATTAGATCGATTGCTGCAGGCAGAAAGGCCGCTTTTATATGTAGGGGGAGGCATTTTACTAGCTGACGCAGCTGAAGAATTAAAGGCATTCTCTGATCATCTAAGTATCCCTGTCGCCCATTCTTTGATGGGGAAAGGAGCCATGCCAGATGATCACCCAATGACCCTTGGAATGACAGGATTTTGGGGGACAAAATTTATCAATGATCAGTGCAAAGCGGCGGACTATATATTGGCTTTAGGCACCCGTTTTGCTGAAGCTGATGCGAGTTCGTGGGAATCAGAATATACGTTCCGTTTCCCATCAACCAAGCTCATTCATATTGACATTGATCCGAATGAAATTGGACGTAACTATCCTGTTGACATTGGAGCAGTAGCTGATCTGAAGCAGGCCTTGACTGTACTCAATCGAGTGGCGAGAGAAAGACTGCCAGAAGGGCTGAATCGACCTGAATTGAAAAAGGAAATTGCGGCATATCGTAAGGAGTTTCAGGCGAGCAACCTGACGAACATTCAAGATGAATCCTTCCCAATGAAGCCGCAGCGTATTTTGCAGGAAGTGCGAGAAGTATTACCGCCAGATGCCTTTATTACAACGGATGTTGGCTGGAATAAAAATGGGGTCGGACAGCAATTTCCTGTGCTCACGCCAGGGACCATTCTAACACCAGGCGGCTTTGCAACGATGGGATTTGGAGCACCTGCCGCACTTGGGGCAAAGATTGCCCAGCCTGACCGTGTCGTTGTGTCACTCGTTGGGGACGGCGGATTCGGTCAAAATCCATCCGTTCTCGCAACAGCCGTTGAAGAGAACATTCCTGTTGTGTGGATTGTGATGAATAACAGTGCGTTTGGAACAATAGCTGGCTTGCAAATGGCGCACTATGAAACGACGTACGGTACTGTTTTCAGAAAAGGTGGAGAAAGCTATTCTCCGGATTTTGCTGCCATTGCAAGAGGTTATGGGATGAAGGGGATTAAAATCACCTCTGCTTCTGAATTCAAAGAAGCTTTAGCTGAAGCAATTGCATCTCAAGAGCCTTGCGTCATCGATGTAGCAATGAAAAATGATCCTGTCCCTACGGATGGACATTGGAATATTAATGATATTTATTCACCAAATTCAAAGCGCTCACATGTCAGCGTGAATTAA